Sequence from the Pontibacter pudoricolor genome:
ATTTAACAATGCAGCCAGTTAACCATTAAATTTAAAATATTGATTACGTTAAAAGCCCCGGTTGCCTGAGTGCAGCAGGGGCTTTATTCTTTTAGTGCTGATACCGTACTTATTTTATATTTTTGCAGTGCTTCCGGGCTCCGGTTTCTGAGTACAGATGCTTTATAATATTGGTAGTGAACTATAGCAATGCCCCATTCCTTAACAGATGCTTTTCTTTCGTGGTCGGGTAAACTATACCTGAAACTGCGTTTTCGTAACAAAGCAAAAATAGCACACGAACTAACTATAAAGTACGAGGGCCAGTACCGCAACGTCGGACTTATGCTGTTGTTCGATGTATTTATGGCGCTGGCCGTAGTAGCTATAGTTGGGCTGTTAGCAATAGTGTTATACTTTACTACGGTCTAATTAATAATTCGTAATTACTAATTCATAATTAAAATATGACTGCCATCCGCACTTTACTGTCAGGTTACTTTCCAGAGCTTACCGAAGATCAGCTACAAAAGTATGAGCGCATGGGCGAACTATACGAGGAGTGGAATCAGAAGATAAATGTCATTTCGCGCAAAGACATGGATCAGATCGGGGTGCATCATATTCTGCATTCGCTGGGCATAGCTAAAGTAGTCCGGTTTCCGGCGCATACGTCGGTGCTGGATGTGGGTACCGGAGGTGGCTTGCCGGGCTTGCCGCTCGCTATCATGTTCCCGGATGTGAAATTCCATCTGGTAGATTCGATTGGCAAAAAGATACACGTGGTGCAGGAAATTGCCCGCGAGCTGCATTTGCAGAATGTTACCGCAGAGCATGTGAGAGCGGAGCAGGTGCGTGAAAAATTTGACTTTGTAGTTAGCCGTGCTGTTACCCGTTTAGCTAACTTCTGGCCCTGGGTTATGAATAGTTTTAAGAAAACGAGCTCGCCTGTAGAGGGGCTGTATTATTTAAAAGGCGGCGACCTGGAAGAAGAGATTGCAGAATCGGGTTTAATAACCAAACAATTTAACCTCAGCGATTATTTTACAGAAGAATTCTTCGAGACGAAGAAGGTAGTGTACGTGCCCTTGAAGTAGCTTTTATAGTCTTTGCTATAGTTGGCGTTTTACCCCTTCCCAGCCTTCCCCTTTGAAAGAGGGCCCCTACCCCAGAACAGGGAAAGGAGCTTTCCAGGTGTCGCTATAGTTGAGGCTATCATTTTATAGTTGTGGTTTTAACCCACCCCTGCCCCCTCCCGAGAGGGGAATTTCGGCTGTTGCTATAGTTGAGGATATCGTTTTATAGTTTCCGTTTGCCATCCCCCTTGCCCCCTTCGAAGGGGGACTTTTCTGCTGCAGCTTTCCCAACTGTCATTTCGACAAAAGGAGAAATCTGAATTAGCTATAGTTACAGACTATGCACAGGACAGGTTTACCTGTCCCTACGGAATTACAACCACGATAAGGCGATGCAACTATAGCTTCTCAAACTATAGTTAAAGCAGTTACTATCGAACTGATCGCAGTCTTTGGGTTGAGCGCCTTTGCTTTGTTGCGGTGCCGCCAGGCAACCTGAGGTACGAGGGTAGCAAGAAAGCTGCAGCGCGATGCCCGAAGACGGGGCCTCCCGGCCGTGAGGGCACCAAAGCAAACTATAGAACTGTAGGTTCATAGAGCTCCCAGGATTGAAGAACGCTATGAAAGAAAAGGCTAGGTTCAGGTAGTAGTGTTTCAAACTATAGAACTCAGATTTCTCACTTTGTTCGAAATGACAAAAGAGATACTATAGGATGATAAAATCTCTCACTGCTGCGCTGGCTCTTCTCGACTCGTGTCTCACTTTGCTCTAAATGCCAAAAAAGAAACTATAGGATCCTTTGCTTTAGAATAACAAAATACCAACACCATCGACACTACAAACAGCATCTAGCATCATCTAATAAAAACTTCACAGCCCTTGCTTCAGAATAATAAATGTCTTTCCTGAAATCTTCGGCAAAGCCTACATGGCCGCCGGCTTCGGGTACTTCAAAATAAAAGCAGGGGTTGGCTTTTGCCTCTTCAAATGGGTAACAGTCGTCACTCAGAAACGGGTCGTTCTTGGCGTTTACAAGTAAGGTAGGCTGTTTTATGTTCTTTAAAAATTGCTTGGAGCTTACCCGTTCATAATAATCGTCGGCATTTTTAAAGCCATGCAGCGGCGCGGTATACCGGTTATCGAACTCCGGAAAAGACCAGAAAATACTATAATCGGTTAAGTCTACCTCGTTGGGG
This genomic interval carries:
- the rsmG gene encoding 16S rRNA (guanine(527)-N(7))-methyltransferase RsmG is translated as MTAIRTLLSGYFPELTEDQLQKYERMGELYEEWNQKINVISRKDMDQIGVHHILHSLGIAKVVRFPAHTSVLDVGTGGGLPGLPLAIMFPDVKFHLVDSIGKKIHVVQEIARELHLQNVTAEHVRAEQVREKFDFVVSRAVTRLANFWPWVMNSFKKTSSPVEGLYYLKGGDLEEEIAESGLITKQFNLSDYFTEEFFETKKVVYVPLK